A window of the Leishmania mexicana MHOM/GT/2001/U1103 complete genome, chromosome 29 genome harbors these coding sequences:
- a CDS encoding alkyl dihydroxyacetonephosphate synthase produces the protein MPADEAQVPNQAEVYDRLKWNGWGAEGVQMQIDEDNPFWVRHVDGKPIKNLLEFLYQEVSGGVGPKEIPPLSPGIPLEKALAKLNKPNINESFMKDITAVLERSQVRHDGKSRLCHIVGKNYRDLWRVRNGMVEHAPDCILLPNNHKDCVAIMGLAHKHNVVVIPFGGGTNVTGGVEANPFERARMIVSVDMRRMNRMISIDRESRLATFETGVLGPDLDEQLFRHGFMFGHDPDSYIYSTLGGWIGARGSGAMSNQYGDIEDMVVAVKVVTPTGIIETPTTSRTCGVDLNGLFIGSEGAFGIITEATIKLETIPETKLYEGYLFPTFEAGFSAFYTCTAKGIHPCTMRLYDEDDFRMSMAMSTTKHSFLERLVSAGVKSFLERYRGWNLRRMSLVIVGFEGAPDRVKFQRSETAAVFKQCGGVGIGRGAGDTWQDKKYDLPYIRDFALSLSHWADVFETSVLYSQAIPCWRAVKAAVRQVLKEHGLRGWVGCHTAHQYKYGCCLYFTFASMQRDDMDMKIFLAIKKRATEAMLAHTGNLTHHHGIGYEHVSWVSRYMGPNALDLLFAIKKKMDPKNICNPGKLLPSPPREDESAAALKARQERELMFDKMGVPGAVASHL, from the coding sequence ATGCCCGCTgacgaggcgcaggtgcccAACCAGGCGGAGGTGTATGATCGCCTCAAGTGGAATGGGTGGGGTGCCGAGGGTGTCCAGATGCAGATCGACGAAGACAACCCGTTCTGGGTGCGCCACGTGGATGGAAAGCCCATCAAAAACTTGCTCGAGTTCCTCTACCAGGAGGTCAGCGGCGGAGTAGGACCAAAGGAGAtcccgccgctgtcgccgggCATCCCGCTAGAGAAGGCACTTGCAAAGCTCAACAAACCGAACATCAACGAGTCCTTCATGAAGGACATCACCGCGGTGCTGGAGAGGAGTCAAGTTCGCCATGACGGCAAGAGTCGTCTTTGCCACATTGTGGGCAAAAACTACCGCGACCTGTGGCGTGTGCGCAATGGCATGGTCGAGCACGCTCCAGACTGCATCTTGCTGCCGAACAACCACAAGGACTGCGTCGCGATTATGGGGctggcgcacaagcacaacGTGGTCGTTATTCCTTTCGGTGGCGGCACCAACGTGACGGGCGGGGTCGAGGCAAACCCCTTCGAGCGCGCCCGCATGATCGTCTCCGTGGACATGCGCCGCATGAACCGCATGATATCGATTGACCGCGAGTCGCGTCTGGCCACCTTTGAAACCGGTGTGCTTGGCCCCGACCTGGACGAACAGTTGTTCCGCCACGGGTTCATGTTCGGCCACGATCCCGACAGCTACATCTACTCGACCCTCGGCGGATGGATTGGTGCACGTGGCAGCGGGGCCATGTCGAACCAGTACGGCGACATTGAGGACATGGTGGTGGCTGTGAAGGTGGTAACGCCAACTGGCATCATCGAAACCCCGACCACATCCCGCACGTGCGGCGTGGACCTGAACGGGCTCTTCATTGGCTCCGAAGGCGCCTTCGGCATCATTACGGAGGCCACCATCAAGCTGGAAACCATCCCGGAGACGAAGCTATACGAGGGGTACCTGTTCCCCACCTTCGAGGCTGGTTTCAGCGCCTTCTACACGTGCACCGCCAAAGGAATTCATCCGTGCACGATGCGCCTgtacgacgaggacgacttTCGTATGAGTATGGCGATGAGCACCACCAAGCACAGCTTCCTCGAGCGCCTGGTGAGCGCGGGTGTCAAGTCGTTCCTTGAGAGGTACCGCGGCTGGAACCTGCGCCGCATGAGCCTAGTGATCGTCGGCTTTGAGGGAGCACCGGATCGCGTTAAGTTCCAGCGCAGCGAGACGGCTGCAGTCTTCAAGCAGTGCGGTGGCGTCGGTATCGGCCGCGGCGCGGGTGACACGTGGCAGGATAAGAAGTACGACCTGCCGTACATACGCGACTTCgccctgtctctctcgcactgGGCGGACGTCTTCGAGACGAGCGTTCTCTACTCGCAGGCGATCCCGTGCTGGCGTGCAGTGAAGGCCGCTGTGCGGCAGGTGTTGAAGGAGCACGGGCTCCGCGGCTGGGTCGGCTGTCACACGGCCCACCAGTACAAGTACGGCTGCTGCCTCTACTTCACCTTCGCGAGTATGCAAAGGGACGACATGGACATGAAGATATTCCTCGCCATCAAGAAGCGCGCGACTGAGGCGATGCTGGCGCACACCGGAAAcctcacccaccaccacggcatCGGCTACGAGCACGTGTCGTGGGTGAGCCGCTACATGGGGCCTAATGCGCTGGACCTCCTCTTTGCTATCAAGAAGAAAATGGACCCGAAGAACATCTGCAACCCTGGAAAGTTGCTGCCCTCGCCTCCGCGGGAGGacgagagcgccgcggcgctgaaggcACGCCAGGAGAGGGAGCTGATGTTCGACAAGATGGGTGTGCCaggcgccgtcgcgtcgCATCTTTAA
- a CDS encoding putative lysyl-tRNA synthetase — MGRILFITIRSGEAQLQVLRQVNESFTKADLRAFASTLHTGDILGATGVPGRTAKGELSLYATEASILAPYVCTDQALCPDLKGFVPLTDTGIKYRYRFVDMMSNPSVVQHFRKRHAITRALRDFLDARSFVEVETPVLHSVASGANAKPFVTHHNANDADLFLRVAPELHLKQCVVGGMERVYEIGRVFRNEDADRSHNPEFTTCEFYAAYHTYEDLMTMTEEILRHLALAANGTTKITVTSCVAKEPVEIDLAQPFRRVNAYDAVQEAAGVELPPPTELSTPRGLAYMSAIMLRYNIPLPSVRTAAKMFDKLIDYFITDRVVEPTFVTDHPLFMSPLAMEQRARPGLSARFELFINGTEYCNAYSELNDPQEQYYRFQQQLLDRQTGDDEAMALDETFLKALQVGLPPTAGWGMGIDRVAMLLNGSSTIREDILFPLLRHDATSHDAKRRCRTASFFGFNHNMTLFCLNALEEEMLKRAAPTVSLEKIRQLRQFLSTMQQRDMVTDAPEDGAPRGWRYEATMAVLRLFCYRGKY, encoded by the coding sequence ATGGGGCGTATTCTCTTCATCAccatccgcagcggcgaagctCAGCTGCAGGTGTTGCGGCAGGTGAACGAGTCCTTCACCAAGGCTGACCTGCGTGCCTTTGCTAGCACACTGCACACGGGCGACATCCtcggcgccaccggcgtGCCGGGTCGCACCGCAAAAGGAGAGCTCTCCCTCTATGCGACGGAGGCCTCCATCTTGGCACCGTACGTCTGCACAGACCAGGCGCTGTGCCCCGACCTGAAGGGCTTCGTGCCGCTCACGGACACTGGCATCAAATACCGCTACCGCTTTGTCGACATGATGTCGAACCCGTCCGTCGTGCAGCATTTCCGCAAGCGCCACGCTATCACTCGCGCTCTGCGCGACTTTCTTGACGCGCGCAGCTTCGTCGAGGTGGAGACGCCGGTGCTGCACTCCGTCGCTTCAGGCGCCAACGCGAAGCCGTTTGTCACGCACCACAACGCCAACGACGCAGACCTCTTCCTTCGGGTGGCCCCGGAACTTCACCTGAAGCAGTGTGTTGTGGGCGGTATGGAGCGCGTGTACGAGATCGGCCGCGTGTTCCGGAACGAGGACGCCGACCGCAGCCACAACCCCGAATTCACCACGTGCGAGTTCTACGCCGCCTATCATACCTACGAGGATCTGATGACCATGACGGAAGAGATCCTGCGCCACTTGGCGCTCGCGGCGAACGGTACCACCAAAATCACCGTTACGTCGTGCGTGGCAAAGGAGCCGGTGGAAATTGACCTTGCGCAGCCGTTTCGCCGCGTCAACGCGTACGACGCAGTACAGGAGGCGGCTGGCGTCGAGCTGCCACCCCCGACAGAGCTGAGCACGCCGCGCGGACTGGCGTACATGTCTGCCATCATGCTCCGCTACAACATCCCGCTGCCGTCGGTGCGCACGGCTGCCAAGATGTTTGACAAGCTCATCGACTACTTCATTACTGATCGCGTGGTGGAGCCGACGTTTGTGACGGACCATCCGCTGTTCATGAGTCCGCTGGCGAtggagcagcgcgcgcgcccggGGCTGTCTGCTCGTTTCGAGCTATTCATCAATGGCACCGAGTACTGCAACGCGTACAGCGAGCTGAATGACCCGCAGGAGCAGTACTACCGctttcagcagcagctgctggacagGCAAaccggcgacgacgaggcgatggcgctggATGAAACGTTTCtcaaggcgctgcaggttGGGTTGCCCCCAACCGCGGGGTGGGGGATGGGGATCGACCGCGTCGCCATGCTCCTCAACGGGTCCTCCACCATCCGCGAGGACATTCTGTttccgctgctccgccacgaCGCCACGTCGCACGATGCCAAACGCCGGTGTAGGACGGCCTCTTTTTTCGGCTTCAACCACAACATGACGCTCTTCTGTCTCAACGCGCTCGAAGAGGAGATGCTGAAGCGCGCCGCTCCGACGGTGTCTCTCGAGAAGAtccgccagctgcgccagtTCCTGTCCacgatgcagcagcgcgacatGGTGACGGACGCGCCGGAGGATGGCGCACCTCGAGGGTGGCGCTATGAGGCAACCATGGCCGTGCTCCGCCTTTTCTGCTACCGCGGAAAGTACTGA
- a CDS encoding putative leucine-rich repeat protein produces MACRTLTELSLAFNLLGDEGARIAAEVLGSHPSLRTLDLSDNHIGDLGAVAIAEAFILSSTSRIESLNLSVNHMGDVGVEAIAEALTKTNNKHFTALDLACNDAVTDVGRQALMRAVPHMRYVYSLDLTSCDLSDDNAKALTEAIRSSRTSVGTVEWYNNPRIKLPTEKALYEAIEVRAAARRSLKGDGSVVLYAGVALTAAMVVASIIMRRRQNS; encoded by the coding sequence ATGGCCTGCCGCACCCTCACGGAGCTCTCACTGGCCTTCAACTTGCTGGGCGATGAGGGCGCTCGCATAGCTGCGGAGGTACTTGGCAGCCACCCGAGCCTTAGGACCCTCGACCTCAGCGACAACCACATCGGTGATCTTGGCGCAGTGGCCATCGCCGAGGCTTTTATTCTCTCCAGCACATCGCGTATTGAGTCGCTCAACCTTTCCGTCAATCACATGGGCGACGTCGGCGTTGAGGCGATTGCGGAGGCTCTTACGAAAACGAACAATAAGCACTTCACCGCGCTTGACCTGGCTTGCAACGATGCCGTCACCGATGTCGGGCGGCAGGCTTTGATGCGGGCGGTGCCACACATGCGGTATGTGTACTCCCTCGACCTGACCTCGTGCGACTTGTCGGACGACAATGCCAAGGCGCTCACGGAGGCGATCCGTAGCAGCCGCACCAGTGTCGGGACGGTGGAGTGGTACAACAACCCACGCATCAAGCTGCCGACGGAGAAGGCGCTGTACGAGGCGATCGAGGTgagagccgctgcgcgccgctccCTCAAAGGCGACGGCTCCGTCGTCTTGTACGCCGGTGTAGCACTCACAGCAGCTATGGTGGTTGCCTCTATCATtatgcggcggcggcagaacTCGTAG